A genomic segment from Barrientosiimonas humi encodes:
- a CDS encoding NUDIX domain-containing protein, protein MNLRESARALIVDEANSVLLVHFDWAGLDLPDGFWANPGGGLEPGESQRDALARELDEEVGLAIHDIGPEVWTKTAIFPMGEWDGQVDHIHLVRVPHFTPAPRLSPEQLRAENVHEIRW, encoded by the coding sequence GTGAATCTGCGAGAGAGTGCCCGCGCCCTCATCGTGGACGAGGCGAACTCGGTCTTGCTCGTGCACTTCGACTGGGCCGGGCTCGACCTGCCCGACGGCTTCTGGGCGAACCCAGGAGGTGGTCTCGAACCCGGCGAGAGCCAGCGCGACGCGCTCGCGCGTGAGCTCGACGAGGAGGTCGGTCTCGCGATTCATGACATCGGGCCTGAGGTCTGGACCAAGACCGCGATCTTCCCGATGGGTGAGTGGGACGGCCAGGTCGACCACATTCATCTCGTACGCGTGCCGCACTTCACGCCGGCCCCTCGCCTGAGCCCCGAGCAGCTTCGTGCGGAGAACGTGCACGAGATCCGGTGGTAG
- a CDS encoding PH domain-containing protein, with amino-acid sequence MIDFQNASIVKLDRVDPGRVLADVDPLLTESETVLHAYKGARDYVVMTERRLITVNVQGITGSKRDYTSLPWSKVQAWSVETAGAFDRDAELDLWFSGLGEIRLEFRGTVDIRQIGRLIAAHALAG; translated from the coding sequence ATGATCGACTTCCAGAACGCATCCATCGTCAAGCTCGACAGAGTCGATCCGGGCCGCGTGCTGGCGGATGTTGATCCGCTGCTCACTGAGTCGGAGACCGTCCTGCACGCCTACAAGGGCGCCCGCGACTACGTGGTGATGACCGAGCGGCGGCTGATCACGGTGAACGTCCAAGGCATCACCGGCTCCAAGCGGGACTACACCTCCTTGCCGTGGTCGAAGGTGCAGGCGTGGTCGGTCGAGACCGCGGGCGCCTTCGATCGCGATGCGGAACTGGATCTCTGGTTCAGCGGACTCGGCGAGATCCGGCTGGAGTTCAGGGGAACGGTTGACATCCGCCAGATCGGCCGGCTGATCGCGGCGCACGCGTTGGCAGGTTGA
- a CDS encoding carbohydrate ABC transporter permease — MTTNPLDYNGRSRVFKIFSAIVLVLFAAVWVVPLLFAGVTSLRPESEIAADPTSWWSENFSLEAYRKVLDSTPMLTWYLNSFIIAALTVVLTVFVTSLIGFALAQTRFRGRGGVFALVLAGLLIPGQILVLPLYQIVQGMGLLNTYWAMVLPAVAAPIAVFIFESFFSGLPRELIDAARVDGTSWFGIYWRICLPLTRPAVAAVAIFTFVTSWNNFLWPLLVLSNVDQMTIPVGMATVASGFGIMYAQVMATAVLGALPLFVVFLLFQRQIVQGVASTGIK, encoded by the coding sequence GTGACCACGAATCCCCTCGACTACAACGGCCGTTCGCGGGTCTTCAAGATCTTCTCGGCGATCGTGCTCGTGCTGTTCGCCGCAGTGTGGGTGGTGCCGCTGCTGTTCGCCGGGGTGACCTCGCTGCGGCCGGAGTCGGAGATCGCGGCCGACCCCACCTCGTGGTGGAGCGAGAACTTCTCGCTCGAGGCCTACCGCAAGGTGCTCGACAGCACCCCGATGCTGACGTGGTATCTCAACAGCTTCATCATCGCCGCGCTCACCGTCGTGCTCACGGTGTTCGTGACCTCGCTCATCGGGTTCGCGCTGGCCCAGACCCGGTTCCGAGGGCGCGGCGGGGTGTTCGCGCTGGTGCTCGCCGGGTTGCTGATCCCCGGCCAGATTCTTGTGTTGCCGCTCTATCAGATCGTGCAGGGGATGGGGCTGCTGAACACGTACTGGGCGATGGTGCTGCCCGCGGTCGCCGCCCCCATCGCGGTCTTCATCTTCGAGTCGTTCTTCTCGGGCCTGCCCCGCGAGCTGATCGACGCCGCACGCGTCGACGGCACCAGCTGGTTCGGGATCTACTGGCGGATCTGCCTGCCGCTCACCCGCCCCGCGGTCGCCGCCGTCGCGATCTTCACCTTCGTCACGAGCTGGAACAACTTCCTGTGGCCGCTGCTGGTGCTCAGCAACGTCGACCAGATGACCATCCCCGTCGGGATGGCCACGGTCGCCAGCGGGTTCGGGATCATGTACGCCCAGGTCATGGCCACTGCCGTGCTCGGCGCACTGCCGCTGTTCGTGGTGTTCCTGCTGTTCCAGCGCCAGATCGTGCAGGGCGTGGCGAGCACGGGGATCAAGTAG